In bacterium, the genomic window CAGATATGGCGATGTCATTGTATGCTCAGGTCTCGCAAACAGTATTGTGCTCAAGAATTGCCCGATATACCGGGGAGTATTTGCAAATATTGTTTCGGACGGTGTTTTTAAAGTAGTGATAGATACAAATAATATTGAAACTATTGACGGAGCCGGACTTGCCTTATTGGTTTCGGTTAATGAAGCACTCAAGAGTTATGGCGGCGAGTTACGGATTACTTACCCGAATCCCAAGGTGAACAATCAGTTATCCTATGTAAAAATGATTGAGTTGTTTCGAGGATACGACACGGTACAGAGCGCTGTGGACAGTTTTCAGGAGACAGATACAGATGCAGAAAAAAAAGCCGAACATGCGGCGCTTAATATCTGTATTTCATGTACTTTTGTCAATGACCCGGATGCGCGGTATTGTACATATTGCGGAACGAATCTCATTATGGGGAGAGGAGAAAAAATTCTTGAAATAATGAGGTCCGTCATTTCGCACCGTATTGTCAGTGAAGCCCAGACAAACGATACTCAGGAAATAAACAGGAATCGTAATATTAAAGCTGAGGAATACGATATACCATCAGAATTCAATGTGGAATTGTATGAGGATAATTTAGTACTCAAATACAAAAGCACCCGTACCATAAGGAAATTCTTCAAAACAAACGAGCAGATAGGTATCCAGCTTCCTGCATTATATGGAAGAAACATTCGTCTTCGTCCCGGGATGAAACTACAGCTCAGCGGGACTCAATCGGGTGCATTTTCAACGTATGAAACAGAAACAAAAGGTATGGATGAAGACAACGGTTTCGTATTTGTCCATTATTCCGAGGATGCCAAGGTAATACTGTCGCAGAAAAATTTTTCGATAGCGCCGAGTCTGCCCATTCAAGTTACCATGATAAATCCTTCTTTCGGTAATACCGACGCAGTGAAAAACGGTAAAATACTCGAGTTGAGCAGGGTGAGAATGGTTGTTTTTTCCGAAGAGCATATTCCCGAAAATGAATGTATGGGTGCAAATTTTGCCCTTCCCGACGGGCATGAGATTTCTTCACCATTGGTGATTGCAAAAAAGAGACGAGAGCGGTACATGTATGGTATTGAGTTTGTCATGATAGATGAAAAAGAAAAATCCAGAATAATTCAGTATATGTACAAACGTCAGATTGAACTTGCCAAAAGTTAATGTCCTTCCATGATTCGTGAATTCCCTGTCATACAGTCATCCCACCCTGTCACAGCGCCGTCTTCGTAACCGTCTTAACCGTTCCTCTTGACCGCTCCACCGTCCAGCTTCCACCCATGGCAGCCTCAGTGAATCCCATGCCCGGTAAAGGTCATGGATTGCTCACCATTCATGTGGAAAGAAACCCTATACGGCCGTCATAAATGATACCGAAAAGACGGGGCAAATCACCCTTCAGAGTTCGAGTCTCCGGCCCTACGCCAATAAGAAAATCAACCACCCGGGAGAAGAAAGACGGGTGGTTTTTTATTGGGGGGGCAAGGCATGGCATTAACGACCACAAACAAGGAGAGGTTT contains:
- a CDS encoding response regulator, with amino-acid sequence MNKKKQAVLVIDDEQDIYDLVARTLLGSEFDVLQALNGREGIQMAREHKPDMILLDIIMPNFNGFMTGKILKRNIETRDIPIIFLSGKKSRQDINAAIQAGGSDYIVKPFSPSDLLTRIRKTVTLKETLQAQKKKKGQEKQDEAVSEDHEPKIQVISESNIVRYGDVIVCSGLANSIVLKNCPIYRGVFANIVSDGVFKVVIDTNNIETIDGAGLALLVSVNEALKSYGGELRITYPNPKVNNQLSYVKMIELFRGYDTVQSAVDSFQETDTDAEKKAEHAALNICISCTFVNDPDARYCTYCGTNLIMGRGEKILEIMRSVISHRIVSEAQTNDTQEINRNRNIKAEEYDIPSEFNVELYEDNLVLKYKSTRTIRKFFKTNEQIGIQLPALYGRNIRLRPGMKLQLSGTQSGAFSTYETETKGMDEDNGFVFVHYSEDAKVILSQKNFSIAPSLPIQVTMINPSFGNTDAVKNGKILELSRVRMVVFSEEHIPENECMGANFALPDGHEISSPLVIAKKRRERYMYGIEFVMIDEKEKSRIIQYMYKRQIELAKS